A window of the Pelagicoccus enzymogenes genome harbors these coding sequences:
- a CDS encoding LacI family DNA-binding transcriptional regulator, with amino-acid sequence MERPSQKLIAKTLGISTAAVSLALRDTGTISKELSEKVKETARALGYRPNPMLSSLASKRFRESDTPLSIPLVLLDFVEKDSSYRRELKTRAEELGYTLSPIEAKSLEKYANPSLTLYNRGVQGIILLGPIPQGSFREDFNWDDFSVVQCGRFLEPLPFDTVRPNIFQAMKLIFTKVLERGYRRIGFALGRHDPLLEDDESRISAALGLREVYCEAKDHIPPYFGSFTDTNALVKWAKDNKPDCIIGFHIGQCATLVEAGIKVPEDTAFACLHLNGAPYLGDARNLRIAGMEQQLQEIAYQSVNLMDQSIRHHVRGKPALPRQVLVPSYWVDGDSLPDRS; translated from the coding sequence ATGGAAAGACCCTCTCAGAAGCTGATCGCCAAAACTCTCGGGATTTCGACCGCAGCCGTGTCACTCGCCCTCAGAGACACGGGAACTATCTCCAAAGAGCTTTCCGAAAAAGTGAAGGAAACAGCCCGCGCCTTGGGCTATCGCCCTAATCCGATGCTCTCATCGCTCGCTTCCAAGCGTTTCCGAGAATCGGATACGCCGCTGAGCATCCCTCTCGTACTCCTCGACTTCGTGGAAAAAGATTCATCGTATCGAAGGGAACTGAAAACGAGAGCCGAAGAGCTCGGCTACACCCTAAGTCCGATCGAGGCAAAGAGCCTCGAGAAGTACGCCAACCCATCGCTCACACTCTATAATAGGGGTGTTCAAGGCATAATCCTGTTGGGCCCCATACCGCAAGGCTCCTTCCGCGAGGATTTTAACTGGGACGACTTCTCCGTTGTTCAATGCGGACGCTTCCTCGAGCCACTACCATTCGATACGGTTAGGCCCAACATTTTCCAGGCGATGAAGCTCATCTTCACAAAAGTCTTGGAGCGTGGATACCGGCGTATCGGTTTCGCCCTCGGGCGACATGATCCGCTGTTAGAGGATGATGAATCACGTATCTCCGCAGCTCTCGGCTTACGAGAAGTTTACTGCGAAGCCAAAGACCACATTCCACCCTATTTCGGATCCTTCACCGACACCAATGCACTCGTCAAATGGGCAAAGGACAACAAACCCGACTGCATCATCGGCTTTCACATCGGCCAATGCGCAACCCTTGTGGAAGCAGGTATAAAGGTACCCGAAGATACCGCCTTCGCCTGCTTGCACCTTAACGGAGCCCCTTACTTAGGAGACGCCCGAAACCTTAGAATTGCTGGCATGGAGCAGCAGCTCCAAGAAATAGCTTACCAAAGCGTAAACTTGATGGACCAGAGCATTCGCCACCACGTCCGCGGAAAACCAGCTCTTCCCCGCCAAGTACTCGTTCCCTCTTATTGGGTCGACGGCGACTCGCTGCCAGATCGGTCCTAG